Within Melospiza georgiana isolate bMelGeo1 chromosome 21, bMelGeo1.pri, whole genome shotgun sequence, the genomic segment CGGGGTCCTGGGCTGGGGAACAGCCCCTGGCCCCCTCAAAAGCTTCCTGAGCACCGAGGGCACtccagctgggacacagctgggcttGGCTGGCCATGGGAGAGGGTGGGAGAGGGATGGGTGGGTATGGGACACCTCTGCCAGGACCgatgccaggctggggatgggcacATCCCACTGGTCCTGGTGCCAGAGCTGTGTCCAGCCCAGGGTGGGACCACCCTGTGGCATggagcagagcccctggcaccagccccatcccacaTGGGTGCTGTGTGTGCAACGTCCCTGCATGGGGACACCCGTGTGCCCTCATCCCCCTGCAcaggagccaggacaggggcaggggctcAGGGGGGACATTTCTCACCTCAGGGTTTGGTCTATAGACCCCAAAAGGAACCAGCCCTGAATTCAAGGTTTCGCTCAGCTCCGCTTACTTCTATTTCCTTCCGGAAGCTGGAATTGCACAATTATCCTAAGCCTcgaatgaattaaaaaaaaaaaaaaaaaaaaaaacaaaacaaagaaagaaacgaacaaacaaaaaaaaacccaaaacagaacaaagaaCCACGAGCGCGCCCCCCTCCCACCATCCCCAATAAGTCTCTTTGGCAGCAATAACTTAAAATCGCGTCAATGTGGGTTCAGTCAACAGcaagttttggttttggggtggggttggggttagggttttttaataattttgtttaaatacaaaaatagtCAGGTTGGCGGGTCCCGGTGGGGGATACTCCCTCCACAATCAGCCCTCCACGTGTTGCTCCTCACTACATTGGGCAAGGGTCCCAGCAGTCCTCAGGGTCCCCAGCTGGGACTGATCCCTGCAAACCAAGGGAGGGGAGCTCCAAAGCCATGGGGATCGCTCTGGGGAGCCGGTggcacccctggcacagggagtgACATCCAGagtggcagcagccagcagccctCGGTCAGGAATGTCGTGGAGTGCCTCTGGGGCAGCCGTGGGACAGCCAAGCTGCCACAAGGTGCAAGACTGAGCacggggcacagggaggggacagcccgGGGGAGAAGGGGTGTGGGGGACAAACTGCCTCGGGGAGCACATGTGGGCAAGAAGCCAAGGGGAAACTTCACTGGGGAGGACACTGGGCAAATGTTAGCAAGGTCAGGGCACTACCCTCGGAACGCTatgatttatatatatatatatatgtatatatatatataagtgtCTATTTTACACGCACGCTCACGGCCACCCGCACGCGCGCTCGGCGTCACCGTCACCCACCGCCTGGCCCCGCGGGGGccgcgccggccccgctcccaCTCGAAGCAGCAAACGAGCTCCTTGTGACAAAATCTGCCTAAAAACCGAACTGCCCAGCGGGGTCTGGGAGCCCACGGGCggcccccgcgccgccccggTGCCAGGGCAATGCCGGCTGCGTCCCGGCCCGCTCACTCCCGGTCACCGTCCTCGCTGCTGcctgcaaggagcagagagagccGTGAGAGGGTCCCGGACCCCCGCGGGACATCCAGCCCTTCACAGGGGCGCAGGGACAGAGCTCACAGCGTGGATGGCGCTGGGACACGGCTGCTCTGGGTACCCACAGGGCAGCATCCCAAGGGGGACTCACCTCCTATGGAGTCCATGTCCGAGTCGGAGACGTGGGTGATGGAGAACCGGGACACCGGGGCAGGTGACACCGTGAACCGGGAGAACTGGATGGGCAGCACCTGTTTCTGCGGTGGCACCACGGCCGCGGGGGGCTCCGCCGGCGTCCCCGGCAGCGAGGCCACCAGGGACTGCTTCGCTGGCATCAGCGGGAAGTCGTCGTCCCACTCGAAGCCACCGCCTGGGATACAAAGCGAGGGGGCTGAGCCCACTGAGAGCCCCATAACCTCTAACCCCATCACCCCATAAATGGCCCTCCATCATCCATAACTGCTGTCCCCGTGACCCTGCAACTGCCTCCCCAGGATCCCATAACTGCTGCCCTCCCACCACCCCACCATCACCAGCCCCATGAGCTCCTCCTGGTCTCACTCTCTTCCGAGGCGTTGCCGTCCGAAGAGTCGTCGGAGGCCCCGAGCCTGtccgtggggctgggggggctgccACTGGCAGGGGGCTGCCCCGAAGGCGAGGGGGGCTGCCCCGAAGGCAGGGTGGGCTCTGGGAAGCTCTGCTCAGCCAGCTCCCGCGTGGGGCTTTCCTGAGGATGGGGAAACAGCAGGGAGGAACATCACTGGGGGCTCGGCTGGGGATGGCTCCCATCACCAAAACGGCACGGAGCCGTGCCCAGCAccgggctctgtccccagggcaccCACCTGGTCGAAGAGGTAGATGGTCACATCGTCGTAGAAGGAGACGGCCTTTTTCTTGCGCTCCAGGTCCTCGCAGAAGGACTcggacagcaggctgggcatcTTGAGGAGGCTGCGCAGGTTCCGGCCGCTCTGGCTCTCGGCCACCACGATGGGCACGGCCGCCGGCTCCTCCTCGCTCTCCTCGCTCTGCTCCTGGATGTTGTAGCAGCGCAGCTCCTCATCCGACTCATCGCTGTCTTCcgtgtcctcctcctcctcctctggctcCTCTCGGCGCTcgggggcagccggggccgGGGAGAGACCGGGCGGCGATTCTGCCCCGGGGAGCAGCGTGCTGGGTCCCCCCGGCGCATCGCCCACCCCGGGCccctccaggggcagcccccgCTCCCCAAGCCCCAGCGCGGGGGTCACAGTCTGTTTGTCCCCCACTGTGGCCCCCCCAAGTCCAGGGACGCCCTCGGACACGCAGGTCCCTCCAACAGCTGatggctccccagggctcacAGGCACCGGGGTCAAGAGGAAAGTCTTGGGGGTCACGGAGCCCGGGGGACAGGTGTCTGCGTCGGGGCGCGGGGGGCTGCCCGGCACCAGCCCCGTGCCAGCGGGGCTCTGCTCGGTGCCAGGCACCTGCTCCGGTGAGCTCCCGGCCCCCGTGGCCACCCAGTCCCCCTCCAAAGCCACGGCCGCCGGCGTGGGCACCGCCACCGCGACGCCAGGCGCGGCCGGGGGGCTGCCGGGTGCCCCCGGCGGGTGCAGCGGGTCCTCTCCTCGCCCCGCGTCCTGCAAAGGGGAGCGGGGACCCTCCTCTGCCTCCGGGGTGCGGGAGCCATCGCTGTCCCCCTCGTCCTTGTGGCCGCGCTCGGCCTCGGCGTCGCAGTCGGAGAAATAGGCAGAGTCGCGGTACGGGCTCTTCTCGGCCAGGCCGGGCACCTCGGTGCCCGGGCCGCTGGGCAGCCGCGTCTCGGGGGCCGCAGCCTCGCCCTCGgcccccggcagccccgggggCGGCTTCCCCAGCTGGCTGAAGGCCTCGGGCTCTCGGGGCTCGTGGGGCTCCTTGAGCACGAACTCGGGGGACTCGTTGTTCTCGGTGTCGTAGCCGCTGTCGAGGGCGCGGGCCTGGCCGGCGGGCACGAAGGCGCCGGGGCTGAGCACCTCGCAGGAGCTGCCGGTGGAGGGGATGTCCAGCGACTCCAGCGAGTCCGGCGTGCCCACCTGCTTCTGCAGGGACCTGAGCGCCGGGGCCGCCTCCGCCCGCTCCGCGTACTCCCCGGAGAAGTCGGTGAAGACGCCGGAGGTCAGCTCGGCCGTGTCCTCGTCGCTGCCCTCGTCCACgctggggaagctgctgctggagaaggtCTTGTCGGGCGTCCGGTCGGCGTCGCTGGCGGCACGGGCGCCGCTCTCGGCCGCGGCCTCGGCGGGCGCCTGGGCGGGCTCCGCTGCGGGCTGGGCGCCGTCCGCGCCGGGCTGCCCGGGGGGGCCGGGGCTCGGGGCGGCCGTGCCAGCCGTGGGGGGGGCGGCCTCGCCCGGGCccgcggcggcggggggcggcgggctGCGGGCAGGGCTTCCCCCGGCCGGGCTCTCCTCAGGGTGGGCATCGCGCGGGGCCCCCGGCGCAGgtggcggggccgcggcggggcccCAGGGCGCGGCGGGGCTCTCCGCCAGCGTGCCGGGCTGCGCGGGGCCGCAGGGTGATGAGTCACGGCCGTGCCAGGCCTGCCGCCGCGGGGAGGGCGAGCGGCACGGGGAGGAGGAGCCGCCGGCCATGGCGGGGGGCTGATCCTGCCGCGGGCGGAGGAAGTCGCGTCCCGGCGGGGACCCCCCGAGCTGGGGCTGCCCGCGGGGCACCGTGCCCAGCGGCTTGGCCATGAGCCCGCGGAAGGTGATCATGCGGCGGTAGCACCAGCTGTCGCCGGCCGGGGGCTCGCGGGGGCTGCCGCCGCCGATGTTGTTGTTGGAGGAGCTGTTGGAGGCCCACGGGTGCCGCTGAGGCGGGGGGCTGGCACCGGCCGCCTCGGGGGCGCTGGGGGGGCTCTCCTCGCCCAGCTCCAGCGCCACGCAGTCCGGAGGGGCCCCGCTCGGGCCCGCCGTGCCCCCGTACCCCGGCGGGCTGTAGGCGCAGTTCCCCGACGGCGAGACGCCCAGCGGGTCGGCAAAGACGCCGGCCTGGAAGGCGGGCACGGGCCAGTCCTGGCCGCCCGGCCGGGGgggctcctcctccagcaggtacccctcggccccgcGGCCGGGGGCCGGCTCGTATCCCCGCGGCTCCGGCCCGGGGCACGGGTACGGGTAGTACTCGGCGCACTCCCAGGAGCCCTCGGCCGCGGGAGCGTGGCCCAGCAGCGGCTCCATGCTcagggacaccgtggggctGCCCGAGTCCGAGTCGtaggcgccgccgccgcggccgcccTGCGCTCTCCAGCAGGCCGGGGCCCGCGGGCCGCCCCGCTCGCCCGCCGGGCTGTAGGTGCACATGGCGTAGTCCAGCTCGGCGCTGCCCTCGCCGGGGCCCTCGATGCGGATGTAGTACTCGCTGCCCAGAGAGGGGCTGTGCGCGCCCAGGATGGGCACCACGCCGGGCGCCGGCACCCCGGGGCAGCCCGACGCCTTGCACTCGTAGCAGGACGGGGACacccccaggctgagccccgCCGTCGTGGCCGGGTAATAGAGGTCGTGGTAGCGGGCGGcgctgctggggctcagggacccCAGCGGGGCCTGGAAGTGCTCGGTCTTGGTGTGCTCCCACTTGTACTCGAAGTTGAGGCCGTGGCTGGTCTCCATGACGGTGAGGATGTCGTCCCCGTCTGAGGGGAAGCCGTCGGCCGAGAACTGCTCCAGCAGCGGGAAGGACGAGAGCTCGGGGCCGTGGTGGCTGCCGCTGGCGCTGCCGTTGGGCTTCATGGAATTCCAGCGCTTCTCGAAGTCCTCCTCGGCCTCCGTGGCGCCCTTGGCGCACAGGTAGGACAGCAGCAGGTGCACCTCCTCGGCCGTGGGGCGCTGCTcgggctgcagccagcagaacTGCATCACCTCGTACCTGCCGTGGGGAGCGGCAGCGTCAGCCCGGCCCCCGCCCGTGCCGcggggcaggggaagggggcACCTCGGGCTCCTCACCAGCGCTCCGACAGCGACAGCTTCAGCTGGGGCTTGggcagcttcagctgctgctccttgatGGCGTAGGCCAGCACTTGGCGGTCGGAGTAGTGGTCGTAGGGCTGGCTGCCCAGCTCAAACAGCTCCCAAATGGTGACGCCCAGCGACCTGCGGGCATGGCaccgtgctggggctgcagggagagccccaTCCCGCCCCCTGCATCGGCCCAAAACCACCCCGACGCGCCCCGtgaggctgcagagcccccaAACCGCCCCAATGCACCCCAGAGATGAGGCTgcagccccccgagccccccagAGCCGCTCACCAGACGTTGCTGGCCTTGGTCTGGTCTACCACGAGCAGGTTGCCGTGCACCTCATCGATGAGCTCGGGCGCGATCCAGCGCAGCGGCACCCACAGCTGGTCGGCCGTCACGAAGTAGTCGTCCTGCCAAGTGTGCAGGGTCAGTACGAGAAGAGAACGTCAATCCATGGCGTCAGGGACCGGCCACGCCACCatcccctgcctccccagccTCCATCGCTACCCCTGCGCCCCTTGTTCCCCCACACTGCGCCCCGTGCCCCTTGTTCCCCCacactgcccccagcctgtcctgctctgctcctggcacctACTGTCCCCTCTTGTCTCCCCTCCTTgccccctctgctcccccaCCGGAGCCCCTCCAGACCCCCAGTTCGgcaatcccagctctgcaggagctgtgggcaaactggagcagggcagagacaCAAATGGACAAccccaccctgcagctgcctggcagaggggcaCGTCTGGGCCAGCCCAGGCAGTGTCACCCTGCTGGGTGGGTGCCAGGGCACACCGGCTGGCGCTAAGGGTCCCTCACAGGGTGGTCTGAACCCCCCTGCCCCCCAGCAAACACAGGGGTGCCCCGACACCGCTGGGCAGGgggatgtgtgtgtgggggCGGGGGAAGGCTCATCGGGTCTGTGCCAGGGTGGGTACGGGGGTATCGAAgcgccagccccagccccctcctccctccaaGCAGCCTTACTTTGTACTTGCAGTGCGAGAGCCCGTAGTCCCCGATCTTCACGGTGAGGTCGGCGGTCAGGAGGCAGTTCCGCAGGGCCAGGTCGCTGCCAAGCAAAGCCGGAGCTGTCACCGGCGCCGAGAGCTCGGCGGGCACCACCGGGACCCGGCTGGGGCGgccgagcggcggcggggccggtcccgcccgccccgggcgTGCCCTAACGCGGCTCTCAGTGCGCAGCAGGAATGCCCGCGCGGCTGTCCGTCCGTCCATCCGTCACACGCCGAGCCAAGCAGAAGGAGCCTGTTCCCGGGCAACGTGAGCCCTGGCACGGGGCCGGGCACCCGGGCGGCTGCTCCGGCACTGGGCGGGCACAGACGGAACCACCGAGACTGGGCTGCCCCAAGGGAGTccctctccagcacagctgggagccccgtgtccccctcccacagctccagcaccctCGTGGGGacccacctgcagagccaggctcgGCTGGGGACGCTCCGGTGCCCCTGACGGCAGCGCGCCCCCTCCTCAACAAAATCACTGATGCTGGAGTCTCCGTGTGCAACTCACTCAGCACCAGGATATTgttgggcaggaggagcagtggCGGGGCAGGAGCGCTGGCACCCTGGGGACCCCCGTGCAGACCCTCCCCGCTCCCCAGAAGGTGGCCCAGCGTACCTGTGGATGTAGTTGTTCCTGTGCAGGTGCAGCACGCCGCAGGCCACCTCGCACGCCATCCTCTGCAGGGTCAGCAGGTCCGGGGTCATGGCCTCGGCCCCCCGGCAGCTCCGCAGGTACCCCTTCAGGTCACCCTGCGGGCAGCGCCACCGTCACCCCCCGTGCCTGGCGCCCGGGGGCACCGCGGGCAGCGGGCACAGGGACTCACCAGCGGGCAGAACTCCATCACCAGCAGGTACGGCGTGACCTCGGCGCACTgggccaggcactgcagcaggttGGTGTGCTGGAGGGCTCTGCGTGGGCACAGCAATGGGGGGGTTTGTGCACCACCGCCCCGCCTGTGCCAGggggatggcagcagtgcccatcgccctgcctgtgccagggggatGGCAGCGGTGCCCATcgccctgcctgtgccagggggatggcagcagtgcccatcgccctgcctgtgccagggggatggcagcagtgccccgGGAGCCATCGTCCTGCCTGCaccacaggggctgctgggagcGGGTACCAGCACGTCCCAGCGCCCGGGATGTGTCACAAAGGGATATTtgttcagctgtgctggggcaggagcagccctgtgcccccccccttggcccagctctgcccatgaCCTCACTGCTGCCCCATGGcatggctgtgtccccacagaactgtgctgccccagagcaAGGGGCAGCCACGGCTCTGCCGGGCAGCTGAAGGTGGCACGGGGTGGATCTGCCCCCATGGCACAGCATCCCCGCTCCCAGCACTGTGGAGTGACCCCAGAGGTACCTGTAGGGCTGCGCTTCTTCCAGGAACTGCATCTGGTCCTGCACGCTGGCACTCGCCTTCAGCTCCTTCACCACCACCTGGGTGCTGCTGATGCCCGAGTTCACCTCCCCCAGGAACACCTGGGGTGAGGGACAGGCTCATCCCTCCAtccacaccccaaacccccctggcACAGCCGGGGCCCCGTGTCCCACCGGGCTGGGGGATCCGGGGGTCCCTGGGCTCACCTTGCCAAACCAGCCATGGCCGATCTCCTTCAGGTACAGCAGGCTCTGCCGCCCCAGGTCCGCCGACTTGAGGAGCTGCACTGTAACAGAGCCCATCCAGCTGCCCGCGTGTCCCCCTGCCCGCACATCCAACTGCCTGCacatccccctgtccccctgcccgCACATCCCCCTGCCTGCACATCCCCCTGCCCGCACATcgccctgtccccctgcccgCACATCCCCCTGCCCGCGCATCGCCCGGCCCGCACATCGCCCTGTTCCCCTGCCCACACCTCCCCCTGTTCCCCTGCCCAcacctccccctgtccccctgcccacacctccccctgtcccctgcccgcACATCCCCCTGCCCGCacatccccctgtcccctgcccgcacatccccctgtccccctgcctgcacatccccctgcccacacatccccctgtcccctgctcaCACCTCCCCCTGCCCACACATCCCCCTGCCCGCACATCCCCCTGCCCAcacctccccctgtccccctgcccacacatccccctgtcccctgctcaCACCTCCCCCTGCCCACACATCCCCCTGCCCGCACATCCCCCTGCCCAcacctccccctgtccccctgcccacacatccccctgtcccctgctcacacatccccctgtcccctgcccgcacatccccctgcccacacctccccctgtcccctgctcacacatccccctgtccccctgcctgtgctccccaccagccccaggcaggcccTGCTGTCCTCACCGTGCCACCCGGTGCCACCCCAGGATGCCCCGGAGCATCCCTCCCCGGGAATGCTGCATCCCAGGCATGCTCGTCTCCAGGCATGCTCCCACGCTCAGGGGATGTGGGCTGTCAGTGTCCCCGGGCGGGATGGCAGCAGAGCCggtccctgcccctctcctccgcagggtgtgcagagctgagcccgGCACAGCGCTGGCATTTAGCCCCTTGCCAGCCccccggcacagcccggcccctcGGGAGCCCGTGCCAAGGGCAGGCAGCAATGGGGCCATTGTTGGTCCGTCCTGCCCTCCCCTCCGTGGCCATTCTTTGGGCAGGGAGTGACACGGGGTGGGAGGGGGCACGGCCAGGCGCCCCCCACATTCCTCTCCCACTCAGGGCCTTGTTTACATGGGCCAGGGCTCGTGGATGTCACCGCTCAGGGTGGCCGCGTCCTGTCCCACCCCgtgctgctcccctgggctgggacacaccGGAGGGACAAGGGACCCGCACACGGGGGGACCTGCAGTGCTCCCCAGGGACCTCGGCTGCCTGTCCcttgccagggctctgctggagctgtccctCCACCGCAGGGGACACCCAGCATCCCCACATCACCCGCGCCCCGTGATGAGAGGCCCCAGCCGTGGCACACAGGGGTCCTGCCCCGCCCTGCCTTACCTGAGCGGCCCGGCTGcttggccatgggcagggacaccttggtGAGGGGCAGCACGTAGACCTCGGGGCCATGCTGGGGGGCAGGCGAGCCCTGCGCCGACAGCTCTGTCACGTAGTCGTCCCCCTCGGCGTTCTCAAACTCCTGGTTCGGGGTGCAGGGGGGTGACACACCGAGCAGAGACAGTGACCCCATGGGCTCCCCACTGCTCTGGTGCCCCGCACACCCCTCTGCCCCGGCAGGCTCATTAAATCCcccctgcctgcacacagccctgcccaccgGCCATCCCGTTACCTGTCTGTGCCACCCCGGCAGCCCCCGGCTCCCAAAGGCCGCCCGGGCCAGCAGGTAGGACACGGTGAGCATCTCTccgtgccaggctgtgcctcatggcgctgccagccccgcgCCGTGTGCCATGCGCCACCGCGGGCCACGCGCATGGCACACGGCGCGGCCGCTCGCACATAAATACGAGTGCGGGGGCACCGGCGGGTCGCTGTGCCCCCCGGCACGCCGAGGTGCTCCGGCGGTGTGGGACCGTGCCCAGCACCCGGCGTGTCCCCCCCGGCCTGACCCCCTCCCGCCGCGGGCGCCTCGAGCCTCCACAAAAATCTCAGCAATTAGGGAAAAAGCGTTTTCTCGGCACATTCTGTGCCTGTGAGGTCACGGTGCCTCCCACCCTCGGGGGCGTGCGGGTGGGACCGGGCCCTTAACCGTGCGTGGCCTGGCCGGGAGCACGGATGGGTCAGGGTGTGACCCCAAGGATGCTGAATCCCAGAGAACCACACTCTCTGGGGCTGGGATCCAGGATGTGACCCCCAAGGGTCCTGAATCCCAGAGAACCAcactctgtggggctgggatccaGGATCCAACCCCAAGGATGCTGAATCCCACAGACCCAcactctgtggggctgggatccaGGGTGTGACCCCCAAGGATCCTGAATCCCAGAGAACCACACTCTCTGGGGCTGGGATCCAGGATGTGACCCCCAAGGGTCCTGAATCCCAGAGAACCACACTCTCTGGGGCTGGGATCCAGGATGTGACCCCAAGGATCCTGAATCCCACAGACCCAcactctgtggggctgggatccaGGATGTGACCCCAAGGATCCTGAATCCCACAGACCCAcactctgtggggctgggatccaGGATGTGACCCCAAGGATCCTGAATCCCAGAGGACCAcactctgtggggctgggatccaGGATGTGACCCCCAAGGGTCCTGAATCCCACACTCTACGGAGCTGGGATCCAGGATCCAACCCCAAGGATGCTGAATCCCACAGATCCatgctctgtggggctgggatccaGGATCCAACCCCAAGGATGCTGAATCCCACAGGTCCACGCTCTCTGAAGCTCAGATCCAGGATCCAACCCCAGTGTGCTGAACCCCTCCCTCCAAGCGCTGCTCTCCTGAGCCAGGACACATCCACTGGGGTGGAGAATTCTGCACCAGGAGCCTCCAGACACCTCCATCCCTTGCGGGGTCCCTGGGAACAGCCCCCACCCCAGCCCGGAACCCCTCCAGGCCCCTCAGCTCACCTTGAAGCCAATGTCCCCCTTCTTGCAGCACAGACAGGCCAACATGAGGAAGATGAAGGTGAAGAGCCCCGAGAAGGAAACGGCCACAACAGCCAGCGAGGAGGACCAGGAGAGCTCACTAAGGGGGGTGCCGTCTGTGGGGACACCAGGTGGTCAGGGCTGGGGGTACCAGGGAGGGGTCACAGGGCATGGGGAAGGGACACGGCCGCACTGCCTGGGCACTGCACCCTCTGGGCACCagcacaccccaaatcccagcaccTGCCGCCCACTCCAGCTGTGCGGTGTCCCGTGGGGTGGCAGGGCACACGGTGGCAGCGGAGGTGGCCGTGTCGCAGctgcccatccccagcaggccccgctgccagctgcagctgccacattACTATTCTGCCCGGAGCCTGCCCAAACAACCGGCGCCCTTGTGGTGGGAGCAGGCGGAAGGTCGTGGCACTG encodes:
- the AATK gene encoding serine/threonine-protein kinase LMTK1, whose product is MGRFPAAAAAMAAAFLSPSLAFSSHFDPDGTPLSELSWSSSLAVVAVSFSGLFTFIFLMLACLCCKKGDIGFKEFENAEGDDYVTELSAQGSPAPQHGPEVYVLPLTKVSLPMAKQPGRSVQLLKSADLGRQSLLYLKEIGHGWFGKVFLGEVNSGISSTQVVVKELKASASVQDQMQFLEEAQPYRALQHTNLLQCLAQCAEVTPYLLVMEFCPLGDLKGYLRSCRGAEAMTPDLLTLQRMACEVACGVLHLHRNNYIHSDLALRNCLLTADLTVKIGDYGLSHCKYKDDYFVTADQLWVPLRWIAPELIDEVHGNLLVVDQTKASNVWSLGVTIWELFELGSQPYDHYSDRQVLAYAIKEQQLKLPKPQLKLSLSERWYEVMQFCWLQPEQRPTAEEVHLLLSYLCAKGATEAEEDFEKRWNSMKPNGSASGSHHGPELSSFPLLEQFSADGFPSDGDDILTVMETSHGLNFEYKWEHTKTEHFQAPLGSLSPSSAARYHDLYYPATTAGLSLGVSPSCYECKASGCPGVPAPGVVPILGAHSPSLGSEYYIRIEGPGEGSAELDYAMCTYSPAGERGGPRAPACWRAQGGRGGGAYDSDSGSPTVSLSMEPLLGHAPAAEGSWECAEYYPYPCPGPEPRGYEPAPGRGAEGYLLEEEPPRPGGQDWPVPAFQAGVFADPLGVSPSGNCAYSPPGYGGTAGPSGAPPDCVALELGEESPPSAPEAAGASPPPQRHPWASNSSSNNNIGGGSPREPPAGDSWCYRRMITFRGLMAKPLGTVPRGQPQLGGSPPGRDFLRPRQDQPPAMAGGSSSPCRSPSPRRQAWHGRDSSPCGPAQPGTLAESPAAPWGPAAAPPPAPGAPRDAHPEESPAGGSPARSPPPPAAAGPGEAAPPTAGTAAPSPGPPGQPGADGAQPAAEPAQAPAEAAAESGARAASDADRTPDKTFSSSSFPSVDEGSDEDTAELTSGVFTDFSGEYAERAEAAPALRSLQKQVGTPDSLESLDIPSTGSSCEVLSPGAFVPAGQARALDSGYDTENNESPEFVLKEPHEPREPEAFSQLGKPPPGLPGAEGEAAAPETRLPSGPGTEVPGLAEKSPYRDSAYFSDCDAEAERGHKDEGDSDGSRTPEAEEGPRSPLQDAGRGEDPLHPPGAPGSPPAAPGVAVAVPTPAAVALEGDWVATGAGSSPEQVPGTEQSPAGTGLVPGSPPRPDADTCPPGSVTPKTFLLTPVPVSPGEPSAVGGTCVSEGVPGLGGATVGDKQTVTPALGLGERGLPLEGPGVGDAPGGPSTLLPGAESPPGLSPAPAAPERREEPEEEEEDTEDSDESDEELRCYNIQEQSEESEEEPAAVPIVVAESQSGRNLRSLLKMPSLLSESFCEDLERKKKAVSFYDDVTIYLFDQESPTRELAEQSFPEPTLPSGQPPSPSGQPPASGSPPSPTDRLGASDDSSDGNASEESGGFEWDDDFPLMPAKQSLVASLPGTPAEPPAAVVPPQKQVLPIQFSRFTVSPAPVSRFSITHVSDSDMDSIGGSSEDGDRE